The Rhododendron vialii isolate Sample 1 chromosome 8a, ASM3025357v1 genome has a window encoding:
- the LOC131335624 gene encoding transcription factor MYB1-like translates to MDMQVPLGVRKGGWTEEEDCLLKKCVEKHGEGNWHQVPRKAGLNRCRKSCRLRWLNYLRPNIKRGNFAVDEVDLIIRLHKLLGNRWSLIAGRLPGRTSNDVKNFWNTRLRKKPNDQREDVQKSKMTQSTMEKTEVIRPQPRTFSKNLPWLMGKTIITDKTDQTKENFSKPFPTPSLGDDDGILWWDNMLSDPDINKGMITWTNHELEGGGEKVELGMQAAGSNLFSCVQEDDQNDWSDFCMDNMDLWDILGDDQVVP, encoded by the exons ATGGACATGCAGGTTCCATTAGGAGTGAGAAAGGGTGGTTGGACTGAGGAAGAAGACTGTCTTCTGAAGAAGTGCGTTGAGAAACATGGAGAGGGGAACTGGCACCAAGTCCCTCGCAAAGCag GATTAAATAGATGCAGGAAAAGTTGTCGGCTAAGATGGTTGAATTACTTGAGGCCAAATATAAAGAGAGGAAATTTTGCCGTGGATGAAGTTGATCTCATTATCAGGCTTCATAAGCTGCTTGGCAATAG ATGGTCGCTAATTGCGGGTAGACTTCCAGGAAGAACATCGAATGATGTCAAGAATTTCTGGAATACCCGTTTGCGGAAGAAACCGAATGATCAAAGGGAAGATGTACAGAAATCAAAAATGACCCAGAGCACGATGGAAAAAACCGAAGTCATACGGCCTCAACCTCGAACCTTCTCGAAGAATCTACCTTGGTTGATGGGTAAAACTATTATTACAGATAAAACTGATCAGACGAAAGAGAATTTCTCCAAGCCATTCCCAACTCCTTCACTGGGGGATGATGACGGAATATTATGGTGGGATAACATGTTGTCTGATCCTGATATTAACAAAGGAATGATAACATGGACCAATCATGAATTGGAGGGTGGGGGTGAAAAGGTAGAATTAGGTATGCAAGCAGCTGGTAGCAATCTTTTCAGCTGTGTTCAAGAAGACGATCAGAATGATTGGAGTGACTTTTGTATGGACAATATGGATCTTTGGGATATTTTAGGAGATGATCAAGTAGTACCGTga